A segment of the Manihot esculenta cultivar AM560-2 chromosome 13, M.esculenta_v8, whole genome shotgun sequence genome:
TTGAGTAGGAATGAggcaattttaataaatatgaactTCCTAACGATTGGTATGCACGAATCATTTTtatatcattataaaaataagaattaatGCAAAAAATGTACAATCTAAATATCATTAAtatcccatttcaaaaaaaaatatatcattaataTCAACTATTGATCTTCAACACATGATAAACTAATACTACACATAGCAAGCAAACTCCAGAATAAAATGATTGTCATAATTAATCAAGAGACAACACAACAACTGGACATTGAAACACTTTTTAGTAGTAAAAATCTCTTTTTGGTCCTTTGAAAGTTCTTGGTGAATTTAGTCCTCCTTCAGCAAGTCATAGAAAATCTGTGGCTTTTTATAATCTGAAATGCACAAAGCCTAAAACCAAAACTCAATTTGTTAGTTATTATGCATAAATAATAAGAGTAATTGATACCTAATTTCTCAAGCTCTTTAAGGTACTTTGTGTTGAAAATGTTAGGCGCATTTGTAGTCAAATTGGTGTTCTATCTCAAATAAATTATGCAGATTATATTATGTTAAAAATACAATGATGAGTGTGAAAATTCATATttagtctttttttttattaaaaaaattattatatagtcTCTGTGGtaaaaaaagttattaattaattttttaattttaaaaaatatattaaaatatttttgatatcgTAAACAATTTAATAATCAGTCACTCTGTTAATTTTAAcagttaattattaaaaaaaaatttaaaatattctcgatataaaaaattaattaatagacttttttaaaattataagagtggtatattttttaaaattgaaaaattaactgCTACTGAGTTCAACATTCCacagaataaataaaaatttctgaaataaaataagagaaaattaaGTTCTCCAACACACTCAATCTAAACCATTGAAGAAATATAGTGAGAGATATCTACCTGCATTGCAAATGCCATATGTATTAGAGTAGGTTCAGACCATGGTTTTCCTATAAACTGCAGGCCAATTGGCAAACCCTTTTTGTCATATCCGACCTGTATATATCAAACATAATTAAGGTTAACGCTTAATAAAGTATGAAACATAAAAgggtaaattattattaaatttctaagtttttatgaaattaattaattcattcttattttaaaagCACTCAATGAAGGCATCTCtatactttataaaatttaactctttagtcattctattataaaaaatactgtTAATTATCttgatttatttataatgtttaatccttataattttatttatatatattatttagtcgttataattttaaatatttatactattcaGTCTCTAACTAAGGTTGGCcgataatttttattgatagaATGACTAAAGagattgattttataaaatataacgaGTAACTTTGAAATAGagataaattagtaaattttttaaaagtttagagacctaatagtaattttttcaatacAAAATTATTAGCAAGAAAGAGCAGATTATTACAGGAACAGTAACTGTTGGCAATCCTAGAAAGTTTCCAGCTATCTGATACCGAACAAGTGCAGCTGAAATAATAAGAAGCagtaaaaaattatgattagatatctttatctttatttttcgtATAAATTCTACTGGCAAAAGGATGAGCTTTTTATTTTCAAGAATAATCATATACCTCCATTTATGTAGTCGAGTTCACCAGTCTCCATAGCATCATTGAAGATTGGATATGCAGTTACGCTGTTGTATAAATTGAatgaaagaatttatttaaaaatattcaagCCATGCATTAAATTCCTTACAAGAAGGAATGAGGTAAGCAATTATACCCAACGGTTGGTGTAACAATAACATCCGCCTTTGTAAATATTTTCTTGTGAAATTGCATCACACGGTTCCTATATGCATAAATACAAACTGGTTAAGATACtgataaaatttgatatttttgcaCTCATAGGTTTAATATGGTGGTAAGTACACTTGAATTAAATTTGAGAGGTCTTAAGTTTTACTCTCTCAGTCTCAATTcccatttcataaaaaaaaaactgcataaaaattaagaaaattacttAAGTAAATCTAGGGTTGCAGTAGTACCTGAGTTTCTGGGCCTTTACATACTCAGTGGCATTGAAAGAACCATATACAGAAAGTGCTACCCTTGCATCCCATCCTAACTGTGAAAAATTCCTATTTCAAGAGTAATACATAAACAGCAAATGAAATTTGTCAGAATCTATAACAAAAATGGATAATATTAATGCTATCAattgtaaaagaaaaagaaaaagaaacacaCATACAATTTCTCTAGATACGAACTCAGGGAAGTACTGCTCTCAGTTCCAATTGTTACATAATGTGCAAGCCGCATTGCTTCTATCTCTGGTATTGTAACCTCTATAGTCTATACAAAAGAATTGAATGTGCAGCAGGTTACTTTgcaatgaaaaattataaaaagggaGAATTGCTATTTAGTTcatttgtattttaaaattaattaattaattaaatattcatattttataaaattaaattttttaattttttaaataaattattaatcaatttattttaatcttaataaaaggactaaataatatgaatatataaaatgataGAGACTAAACCTCTATTGGCTTTCAGAAAATCACttatatttaaaagattaaaaatatttcaataaaaaatattttttaataaaataatttatttttattttttaattttaatttaaaaattaaaatatattaataaatttatatattgagattctaataaaatttaagaagcTTTAAAAATGACTCTTTCTTTTCACAagaataaatcattttaaatcatattttttaaaataatttaatttttttattaatttttttgagtgCTCCAAAacgtaaaaaaatatttttatcaaacaaacatagcctaaataatatatataattattatagaaattaaacaatataaataattaaaacaattaataatttctttaaaaaaattaaagagttaaattttataaaatataaaaatattttaattaagtgattttgaaatataaataaattaattaattttataaaaaattgatagTAATTTACCCTTATACAAAATtatcaaaacataaaataaatcatatttaatttacaccaaaaaaaaaattttatttatggtAAATGTTAAATTATTTCTTATACCTTCCAACCATATTTATGATTGAGTAGATCCAGTGCATGGGAACAACAAACTCTAATATCATCACTGCAATCATTAAACCACTAATTGGCTCAATTAGTGGtttattataagaaaaaaaaaatacaaatgtcAGAACAGTAATCTaatatttcaatattcatataacTGAGGCAAACCATAGTTTTAGTTCCTGAACTTCAATCATAAGCTTTTCAAATTTAGTACTTTAATTGAATTCATGAATTGTTTCTCCTTATCTTTTACCCAAGGGAAAATAAATAAGATATGAGATTTGAAACTCTAATATTGCCTTTGAGCAAAACAAGGTTGGAAAGGAAATATGTCTAAGCCTCCTGTCTATttgttgaaaaattaaaaaaaaaaaaatatatatatatatatatatatatatatatatatatttatattttttaatatttaataaaactaattaataaaaaatattttcttaataaaaaaattaaatgatctttttaaaagagaaaataatttttcggttttaagtattttatttacACTagtacatataaatttattaacattcttattttttaaattacaactaaaagctagaaaataaattattttttaaagaatattttctataaaaataattttcatgctTAGGTTGGATAGATATGAGGAGATAGAAATTATGAGAAAGTTAGCAAGTTATACTATTAAACAAAGAATTGTTTGAGGAATGAAATGGCCattgtattaaataattttccATCCACTGCCTTTTCAATCTCCATATGATATTTTCCTACtcattattttctttccttGGACTCAATTTTCAAAATTGTCTGGATGTTGTTTGAGATATCTAAGACCATAttaggggggggggggggggaaatCAAGATTTACCTTTTATAATTAACCATATACTGAATAAGGATGAGAAATAGGTAACTAACCTCTCCATATCTTGCCAGTTTAATGTTTGAAATTGGACTAGAGGCACTCAGCAATGGGAAATATAATTTTGGCTGATAGTTTAAGAAGAAAAGCATATGCTATCAGTCAAATAATTCATGTCAGACAATTGTTAttgaagaaaaatataattctacccaacatgtaaattttatatatgaagtttaatttacatttattcataatatcataaaattataaatcattCACTACTTTCATACAAAATTTTTGACAGGCAAGATCAAAGGGCATTAATATGCTAAGAAAAAAACCTAATTATAATCATCTACAAAATTATATgctaagaaaaaataaattaaatatgctAAGAAAAAATTTTTGAATAATCTCAAAATACAAGATCAAAGGGCAAAAGAAACCTAATTATAATCATCTACATAATTATCCTTTCTAAAAATATCTTGTGTAGcttatcttttttaaaaatatcttatttagCTAAATAATTTCTGTCCAGTTAATTTCTCTAGAAAAATATTCAATTGAGAAAACTGTCAGAATCTTAATAAAAATGATTGTGGAAttgaaaacagaaaataaaccaCTAAAAGATACTTATTTTGAGATAAAACCCAAGATACAATCATCATAAAAACGGATTCGAATATGATTTCCGACTTTGAGAATCAAATTTCAAGTCTTGATATTAAGAGacaaaaccaaaatttttgacTTTAAAAACCAAGCACCAAAGTTTTTTACTCACTTCTCTCTACTCTCACTTTTTCTATTTGGTAGTATGTAGTTATACTTTACCTTAGCGCATTTGATGCACTTATTCAAATGCCATATAATTTTggttctaatatatatatatatagttaattcataaattacaataaaaacatATAACCCTATATGAGTGAGCAATTTCAATTTCTAATGGTTATAATTAATAGCATTGACTTAATTAATAACCTTAAATATTAGTTTATACTCCATTGCATGTTAAAATCAGAAATATCATGTTAGTTCAAAATACAAAGATTTCAAATGACAATGGGCGAAAATGAAAATGCAGAATTTTTGTTCGAATTTTATCAAAACAAATAACTCATAGAGAAAGCTCTCACCGGCTGTGTGTTGGATGATTCATTCAACGGAAATTGGGCGTTGAGAGCTGCATAACTGAAAGTACAAACCAATTAACTTATAGTATCatatcattttttaattaatttttgttagaggcttataatttatgtttatgtttggaataaaaatttttatgagaatttaatttaattgatttatttttttatgattatcttatttaaaataaaaaaaaattaactatttttaatttaaaattttttgttttaaaaagtagaatttttatatgattttataaaaattcaattttttaaaaaaaataaattatgccaAATTGAAGGATAAACTCTGAAATTATATTGATTGTAGGCTGCCATTTGATATTCTTACACGATAAATGCATCTTCTATGGTGCCTGCTAATACTCCAACCATTCCAACTGTCCAGTTCAGAGGAAGAACACTGAAatgtttgaaattataaatgaaTATTCTTATGAAaatcttataataaaaaaacagaTACAAAAATAGGAGTTGAGCATCTTACCCAGCATGAGGTATACGTCCAAAAGTTGGTTTGAAACCCACAACACCACAGAGAGCTGCCGGCATTCTTACAGATCCTAAGTGCATATTTAATTTGCAATGAGACGTGAATAAAAAAGAATGGTGAAGGTGGACGCAGGATTACACATTGAGCGGCCAAAAATTAAGCTTAAATTgtgataattatatatataaaagaaaactaCAATGgcatttttcttcaaatttttaatactttGAAAACATTTGATGATATGAATTTGAACTTAATAATTGGATACTTTTAAGAGAGGTTAATCATATGAATAGATATTAATAcagattttatttgttttacaaaaaatattttttaaaaaatatcttttatattttttaccgTTTAAAGCATTCAGAAAAATTAgataacaaaaaatatttttataattaaaaaaataacattaatCTAAAATTGAGAGGGgacaaataataattatattaaaaatagattAAGTGCAGAAATAACAGTACCTCCGCCATCAACACCAAGGGAAACAGGGCAGAGTCCTGAAGCCACCACAGCAGCAGATCCACTAGAAGAACCTCCTGATATCTTGCCTGCATCATATGGATTTCTAGTTGCTCTACACCATTCACACAGCGGTAGCATGAACATCAtttataacatttttaaaaaaataatttcaaaatgaaaacaaaaattacgagtaaaaaaataaattacccaTAATGAGGATTTATTCCACTAGTTCCGGCCCCAAGCTCATGCATGTTCGTCTTTCCAATAAGTATAGCACCACATGCTCTCAAGCACATAACACAATAAGCGTCCGCTTTACATGGTCTAAATTTGTGCAACCACTTCGTACCtcctaaaagttaaaaaattaaattttcacctCAACTATATAACGAGTTGAAaagtattatatatatttttttctaaatttactttttttaaaaaaattactatttaattcttatatctatttttttctaattttatttttttaaaaaattaccatTTAATTCTTatggtataaaaaaaattcaatagttaatcattctattttaaaaaatatattaatacatCCTAacgtttaaaaaatatactagttaactcttttattaattttaatagttaactattttattatttaatttttataattttaaaaaatttattaattcatccttttagatttttataaagTTTGTTCGTTAGTCATTTcatattaaaagtattttaaattttttataatatttaactgctaaaattaataaaatgaccgattagtagactttttaaaagtttagagacgttttaatatatttttcaaaggtCTATTAACTCAAAGAAATAACAATTTTACGgcttttcatatttataatataaacttttaattatgGATTAAAAAAGCTtggcttttaaatttattataattgtaaaaatttttaaatttattataatggtagtaatttttaaattaatttaatttggatTTCAATTAACTGATCCgatatattatatttcattGTTTTAATCGTATAAGCAATttgattaattgaaattaaattttaattaaaattttaaacttttatttgaaatttttaaattatataattgaaatactTAATTATCtcgtatttaaataaaaattttaattgagaatTTTAGATAATTAGAAGTTTAAGATCTTAACCAAAATTTAATTCAAGTTATTAAATGGTGTGTTATGTGAGTGAttttaaatatagataaaattaatttaaaaaattattataattataataaatttaaaaattgggcttttttatttaaaattaaaagtttaaattataaatataaaaatttataaagttaaatttttttagctaataaattttttttaaataaaaaaaataattaatgagtttttatatattataaggactatataatataattttttattaaaaaattaaataaaatcattatttattaaaatttcaaagtgTAAAgtatatttctttaatttatttgatcttttactaataaattagagaaaaataaaaaataaaaaataaaaaataatgtttttaacTCTATTACATTTTTGAGAAACAAATTTAACTTTTTGTTACCTGTGGTGGGATATGGAGTGCAATCTATTTCATCCTTGATGGCAACTGGGACTCCATCCAGACATGATATTGGCTCCCCTGAATTGTACCATTAGCATTATGTTAGCTCAAAATCatttatgataaaaattataagagggATGTCTGCCGAGAAACCATATACTTTCTAAAATTTGTTCTTTACTGTAAAAATTATCTATTAAaccatgaatttttttattttctacctATTGCATTTTAGCGATGAAAAAATTATCTTACTAATTCTACACATCTCATAATCATGCTACATCAGTTTCAGTCAATCCTAACCTTTTATTCTCTAAAACAATCCttaaatcatattttttaaaaacattgaatattaattaaaaagtgatttaagaattatttttcccttatttggcgtgattgattttataagaaaaaaatttttttttataaaattatataagatttcaatatattttaaaataaaaatatttttaagttaaaaaaattaatttttttattttaaataaaagaattcataaaaaaattaattgaattaaattttttatgaatttcttaattttaaatggaaggtttaaaaaaaattttaaatattagtttAGAATTGACTAGGATTGAATTGATATAGCATGCTCATATGGCATTTATACAGTATTTTTgttaatgaaataatatttttctcatTGATAGAATAgaactaataaatattaaaaaaaattaaagtttaattgataaatttcaagtttgaattggaaaaatttttaaaaatacagatttCTTTTTGGCAGTTATCCCATTACAACATGAGAAGGTTTTATGTTAAAAACGGAGAACAAACTAATTTACCTCTTTGATGCCTTTGAGTTGATTCTGTGGCCTGCCTTAAAATATCTTCAACATCATAATTAATAAAGAATGCCATGTCCATTGGAGGAGTGGAAGATCGGCGAATTGCAGCTATCAATCGTTTCGCCACCTGCACAACGCTCATCATTAATACAATCACACGGTACATTAGCCTTatttttaaagaagaaaattaCTAATTGTctccattttataattttttttattttatttttttatatttattaaaaaatttaatatttttattaatttttcaattatatttattttcaataataaatattttaaatattcatttaaaaattataattaatagaagattattttaaaaataaaataaaattaaatagtattagaataattaatttatatatttactataatattaaaaaaatgaataataattttaaagcaataaaaaataaaaataaataaaaattatataatgaaagaagcatttaatttttattatattgaaaaattcattaaaaatacattaaatgcCATTCAACTtttaaaagtctattaattattGTATGCCAGATTTTTATGCTAATATCATcatctttaatattaaaaaaaaattatcttcaaAATACCTTTTTCTTTATTCAGTGAATAATTAAAACAGTctagaatattttaaatttttttcacttttagcaattaaaattaaggaaagtattaattaataaattttttaaaaattttaaaatattttaatatattttttaattaaactaataaaattttccaattatggaaattaaatatcaattttctttttaaaaagctTGATTCTAGAGCCAtgataagaatatatatatatataaacaggaCGATCAATTTTCAATTGTCACTAAACGTATTGAATTTAACTAAACTAATTCGTTTTAGTTGATTTGGTTAATCTCGTTTGGTTCGATTAGCTATTGTTTTAAAACTTTACATTTAATTTGTTtctaaataattgaaaaaattgaactgATACATTTTTAtagaatttctcttttattttgtcTGCTCAACTCAAACttggaattaaattaaaaattaaattgaatttaaaatatcatttcaattttattttgtttttgttaTTAGATTTGATTCATTATTATAACATCcactcaatttttaaattttaatttattttaaaatcgaaccggttGAGTACTTTTACTTTCATATACATAAAGAAGAGATTATAAAGTGTACCGCATAGGGAGTTGTTTTTCCAGAAGTATAGGCTCTAGAATAGTCCATTATTGTCCAACGACGGAAGGAGTGGGTTGAAGCATCGAGTGGAGTTGGCGAGGACAAAGGCAGACATTCGATTGCCTGTTGAACTCGTTGAGGTGGAGATAAATCAGAATCTATTAGTTTCACTTCTGGCTCGTTCAGCTCTGCAGATGACAAGTCTTAACTTTAAGACccatattttgtttttatttatttattgaatccAAAATCAAATATTGGACCCAAAGTAATATTAACCTTCAAATTGATGCAACGGCACAAAAACAGGTGATTCCTCCAGCTCTGCATTCGAAACAAGCTGCAAACATTCAAGACCTGATTGGGTTAATCACAAATTCAATAGCCTGaactttttatcaaattataaataaatcaaattcaatattttatatcaaataaaatcCTAAACTTTGCATGCAAGTCCAAATCATCCCTAACGGcataaaatattatctttctattgATCAAAtgctatttttataattttaactattaaaatcatttactaaaaataaaaataaaaaaaaattatatttccatcccataatttttattcatctttttttttaattattccaaagttattatttatttttttatattataataatatataaaaaaatctctcaaaattttttttaatatttaataaaattaatatttttatgatgtatataattaaaaaattaataaaaaattattttttttaatatgcataagaaaataaaataaataaaaattataaaacagaaaataaatatttttactacttaaaattaaaaaaagtttatgtaaaaataatattttattagatcATAACTTATTTAGACTTACATAAATAGTTCAGAATTCATTTatctaaaaaattgaattaggaactttaattaatacttttattaaaGGATTGATCTGGACTTATTTCCATTATTAATTAAACTCTTCACCGGCACACATTAACTCAAACACACATttgtattaattaatatttaacttattttgcaaaataaaagttagaggatttaaatttgatatgagcctttttttttttttttttccacagGGTCTATTCGCTGACTGTCACTTATTGAGGATGAAAACTCCATCAACTAATCCAAAGCTCTGATCTAAATACgccttaatattattattaacccAACAAAAAACTGATTGATTCTTGTCAAACATACTTTACAAATTATTTTCAGTTACTTCTCAAttgttatataaaataatagtaaattacTATTAGgtccttatattttttaaaattaattacttagtctatattttaaaataactcaaattttataaaattatactctTTGTTCATTCTATCaaatgttaataaatttattttaacttaagCCAGAGAAATTATATagaatgaatatttaaaattatataggaaattaacaatatataactaaataatataattgtttaagattaaaataagtttacttatttttattttataaaaagattaaaaagtttaattttataaatcctAATAGTAATTCACCTTTAAGACGACGTACAATCAATCATGAAAGTATTAAAATACCCTTCTAaaagttttgaattttaattgtgaatttaaaaaaaaaaagaattttaattgcCAGGTTTTGCTCCgcaacaattttaaaaatattgtgtAGCATTTTAACTAACTTAAACCACTGGTATTTAGTagttaaaagaattaattataaaaaaactattCTGAATAATTATTActtgaataattataaaatattaaaacagcTAACAACTATTATAACAATCAGCATTGTCGAAGAAATAGAGATGGTAAAATCTTAAAAGGGGTGATGTTGCATTTGGCCACAGATTCAAATTCCACTGATACAGGAAAGATAGTTAACATGCAGAGAAGCTCTGTTTTTTTGCAAAGATGGAGGTTATTCAATGATCATTATTGAGGGAGACTTTTCTATAATATGACTCTTCTATAAACATAAACACTTACAAGGAAATTTCACATGTAGTCATAAATGACATATTTAGATTCTCGATTTTTTTCATTTAGCTAATCAATTTTGTTAGTAGTTTTATAAGTAcactatttaatattaattattaatcaaaGTGAAATTTATAATCcgctataattaattattataatttattattatacatataatgattatatatatatacacgtaTGGTTGacaacaaaaatatatatataattattgttTTTATGTGCAATTATAAGCGCTAAAAGGAATAGACTTTTAGAGTGTTTTtgctaattttttactttagttAATTATAACTtgatagtaaatatattaaaataatatcattcTCCTCAATTTTCCAATTCCTTCTAACTTTGGTGAAGAAAAAAAGAGGACACATTTTACTTCAtttctttcatttcattttctttttgtatttttaattatttattttctgagtTGGAGAAACCTATCCAAATCTTGTGGGGGTGTCGCTTTCTCTAGAGTTGGCGTGCTGCTGATGCAACACTGCCATCTATGCATTTTGGTGGTGTAGTTGAAGAAAAGACCTATTAAATTCTCTCTTTATTTTGGTGGCGCAGTTGAAGAAAAGCCTTTGCTAATTCTCTACTTATTTTGGTGGTGCAGTTGAAGAAAAGTGTTAAAATTCTAATGTTTACCCGTTCgatatctatattttttaatatcttatcTATCAAAAGGGATAAGAATGCTAGTTCGTTTTACAGAAATACTTTTTTtcaaaacatattttttaatatttgaaaaaaattagtgaatgtaaatattttattctattttatttggtaaaaaaaatgagaatataaatattttattagtattttagtaatataactgccttttcaaaaaaaaaaatctgttttTTTGGAATTTGACAACTTATTAACATAATTGAACTAGACATAAGTGTATTTTATGGACACATTTTtataatactataattaaataataaaaataaattatattttaaaaatattacatgtacaaattattttatgcgGAGCATATATGCCTTTACTTTTATCCTTCCACTTCCTATTTCATTCAAGTGTATACaaatctttttt
Coding sequences within it:
- the LOC110629451 gene encoding fatty acid amide hydrolase, whose protein sequence is MGLLKAKGVVYKPVEEVDLGPDSQELYVRANVKAPRMAGFLVKVFAWFLESRIFGPFLLYILIRNNLVHKLVSNAELEESPVFVPLHQFEELNEPEVKLIDSDLSPPQRVQQAIECLPLSSPTPLDASTHSFRRWTIMDYSRAYTSGKTTPYAVAKRLIAAIRRSSTPPMDMAFFINYDVEDILRQATESTQRHQRGEPISCLDGVPVAIKDEIDCTPYPTTGGTKWLHKFRPCKADAYCVMCLRACGAILIGKTNMHELGAGTSGINPHYGATRNPYDAGKISGGSSSGSAAVVASGLCPVSLGVDGGGSVRMPAALCGVVGFKPTFGRIPHAGVLPLNWTVGMVGVLAGTIEDAFIVYAALNAQFPLNESSNTQPPKLYFPLLSASSPISNIKLARYGEWFNDCSDDIRVCCSHALDLLNHKYGWKTIEVTIPEIEAMRLAHYVTIGTESSTSLSSYLEKLNFSQLGWDARVALSVYGSFNATEYVKAQKLRNRVMQFHKKIFTKADVIVTPTVGVTAYPIFNDAMETGELDYINGAALVRYQIAGNFLGLPTVTVPVGYDKKGLPIGLQFIGKPWSEPTLIHMAFAMQALCISDYKKPQIFYDLLKED